The Sphingobacterium lactis sequence CCTGGATCAATAGAAAAATTTGGAACTGATTATTATGTGCATGCGGTTTTACCGTGTTGTTATTTTGTTTTCCAATAACACCAAAAGGGTATATGTAAACTAAGCCCTTGACAAAATCAATCGAATCACTCCCGTATAATCCTCCAAAAAAAGTTCTTTGCTTATTGTTTGACATAAATCACCTGATATTTACGTTGCTTTAAAATTAATAAAATAACCTAATATGATTTACGTATATCATGTATTTTTTTTAACGGAAAATAAGATTGGATAGGCTTAACTTTTGTACATTTACGTTAGTATCAATACCATTTAGATTTTGAGAACCATTCTTAAATTTATAGTAGCTTAATAGCAGCCTCATAAACCACAGGCTGTAAAATTCTTTTGGGGGTAACTCTACCCCTATTGGTTTCCTATTCATTTTATTCATGTCTTGGCAGCGTTCCTTTAAACAGGGAATTAAAATCCTACCTACGGTATCCATTCCTGTTGGTAATCCAACAGTGCTGCCACGACTTGAATAATATTCGATCCACAAAGAATATTAAACGGTATTAAGCATAATGACCCACGAAGTTCCAATATTCTATTCAGCTATATCTACTTTCACATCAGCTAACATTTTGAAATACCGGATATTTTGGTGTTGGATTAATTCAATAGTGCCTAAATGCAATATTTGGGCACTATCTTCACCAATGCTGGACCTTGTCTGAGGTGCATGCGTGGTGCGACCGTATTGTAACCGAGGTGAATACGTCCCATAGACACGCTCTCACCACGCTCTCACCACGCTCTCACCACGCTCTCATGTCGGACAAGGTCCTGTCTTGTCCTTATATAGCTATACAAATTATTGGATTAATTCTGAATTGATTATACAGGCAAATTTGGTAATACTATATGTACTATACAAACTCTTTCTGCACTATTGGATATTTTTTCGGTCTCCATCTCTTTCTCAGCGCACCTGACCTCATATGTGCCTGTTCAGGTGTGAGGTAATCACAGCTCGCGTGGGGCCTTAGGTTGTTGTATACCCTGATGTTCTCCCTGATCTTTCTTGTGGTCTCCCTCAGGCCACTCTGTGATGCGTAGAGGTCAAACTCCGCCTTCAGTATGCCGTTCACCCGTTCGGCTATCGCATTCTCATAGGGATCCCCGTTCTCGGTCATGCTGACCCCGATCCCGTTGGTGCGTAGGATATCCACATAGCCTTTGCTACAGTACTGCGAACCCCGATCGGAGTGGTGTATGAGTCCCTTTCCCGGATACTGCCTCTGCTGCAGTGCCATCTGCAGGGCATCGATACATCCCTGTGCCGAGAGGTCGCCCCTGAACGCCCAGCCCACTATCTTTCTGGAATAGGCATCGGTGACCAGGCTCAGATATCCCCAGCGCCGGTTGAGCTGTACATAGGTGATGTCGCTTACCCAGACCTGCTCGGGGCGCTCGACCGCAAGTTCCTTTATCAGGTTTCTGTACTTCTTCATCCAGTGCCGCGAATCGGTGGTGACCGCCTTCCTCTTCCTGACCCTGATCTGTAGGGAATGCTCCCTCATCAGGGCGAAGAGATAGTCGCGGCCGATCCTGATCCCATGTTCCTGCAGGGGGCCGGCGAGCATATGGAGCAGCTTCCGGGTACCGATCCTCTTCTGTTCGCTGCGTATCCGCAGCACGTGCTGCAGGATGATCTCGTCCTTCAGTCCGACATCCTGCACCCGCCACTGGCGGTCATAGTACGCATGCCTTGTTTTGCCAAACAGTCCGCAGATCAAACGGATCCCCATTGCTGGGGATTCCTGTTTGATCTTTACGACCGCTTGGCACCAGACTTTTTTCTGATGTCGATCTTGAGCTGTTCCTCGGCAATATCGATCATGGTATCCAATGCCCTGATCTTCAGGTTTGCATATTCCAGGGCCTTCTTCAGGGCCAGGATCTCTGCCTCTTTGGGGTCTACGGGTTTCTTGTTGGCCATATCATCGGGTTCTGGGGAACTAAGTTCGGTATTTTTCCCCTTATATTCCCTGACCCATCTGGAGACCGTACCGCAGGAGATATCAAAGGTGTTCCCCGCCCGGTAGGCGCTCATCCCGTCCTGGACCGCCCTGATCACTGAACGCTTCAGCTCGGTGGTATACCGCTTTGCCCCAATGGGCTGTCGCCCGAACTTCTTCATCCAGCGGATCAGGCTCACTTCGGAGACACCGTACTGTTCCATCAGGTCCCGGCGGGGGACCCCAAGTTCGATCTGATCCAGCATGTGGAGGATCAAACGCTTGTCGAATGGCTGCTTCTTACTGGTCCGCTCAGCGAACTCAAACTCTCTTTCTATTGTTTCCATACACTTTGTTTTTGTGTATAGCTTTTTTAGGATTGGACAGTCCATACTATATGAAATGGGATAAATGAATCATTAACTAAATACCTTGTTGATTATAAATGGTTTATCTTTAAAAAGCATAAAATAGCAAACTATGCTATAATCGCTTATTTTATATTCTTGCTTGAGCTGATTATCGTCGACAACGATAATATTATAAAATCAATGGAAGTTAGATAAATTCAACAAATCAAAAACTTTTAAACTTCATGTGTTTTCTATCCTGACTTAGGACAACCAACGGTTACTATAAAACCATTTGCATATAAGGTTTAAATAGAAATCGAAGTTTTAAGGTATAATTTTTGTAACATTTATTACAGCGGATTTCGCTGATTATTTGGAATTTAGAATGAATTAAAAATAATAATTATTCAAAATCTATAACGATTGACGAACGCACCAACATTATAACCTTTGAAGGAAATAACCTTGGGTTGCATTCTTAAAAAAAGTCTAATAGAAATAAATTGAATTATCATGGAATCAAATAGTTTTATGAAATATGTTGCGAATACTTCCTCGATGGATTGGAAGCCCTTGGTAGAGGAAAATGTTGATACACGAGGTATTTTTTACAAAGTCTTGCACTATGATGAAGAACAGAAAAGACCAACAACTTTTATTTTGAAGTTTGATGAAGGAGCATCGTATCCATTACACATTCATCCCGGTGGAGAAGAAGCATTTATTTTAGAAGGTGAAGCCTATTTTAATGAAACAAAACTAATCAAAGGTGATTATCTTTTTACACCTAAAAACTATAAGCATTCAGTTAGATCAGAAACAGGATGTCAGATTTTATTTATTGTTCCCGAAGAAGTTGAAATTGTAAAATCGAAATGATATTTCTGTTCACACCTTAGAAAACCAAGAGAGGAATCTTTTCTATGGTTGGAATCAAAAAACAAATTTTCACCAAGTCAAAAGAACTGCAATTCGTATTAGATAATCACTCAAAAAATAGTAACAATTTGCCTTAAGTAGAAGAAGAAAATTTTTGTTTTTTTCCTTCTCTTTAAGCGATCGGCATAACAACAACACTCCAATTACAAAATAAATAAAGCAACTCTTTTGGAGTTGCTTTTTTTGTGTTCCCGCTGGGATAATATAATTATATTTAACATTTTGATTTTCAATATGTTAATTTTTATGTTTTCTATAGGCACCAGTTAAGGCTGTAGTTTTAGTAGATATAAGAACTTCAAGAACAAATTTAATAAAATTCTAAACTTTTTTAGTATTGTATGACTTTCATCAAATTTATTAATTTCAAAAGCTTTACATTTTGAATTGATTTAAATAAATAATAGAGGTTCGAATCCCTTCCTCTCTGCTTAAATAAAACAAGACCAACTGAAAATCAGTTGTTTTGTTATTTTGTAAATTGAGGGGGAATGATTTGGGGAATGATTTTTAAATTTTTCCATATGCCTTGTTGAAATATTCTATAGCAAGCTTTTTTTTTGAAAGTTTTTTGTTCAAAAAAATTAAAGAAGTTAAAATTTTTGGTCAATATTTATAGGAGGGTTCTCATAGCATTGTGTTTATAACAGGATGCTAATTGGCGATAGTGGCGGATTAGAAAGCCAAAACTTTCAATTTTGCACTAACCTTAGCTACAGCCTTTTATTATTTTCTAAATTTATGAAAAAAGAAAATATAGAAGGCTGTTGCGACAAAAAAGGAGAAAATTCAAATTCTCCCTTAAACAGCCATTTCACCAATACGATGTTATATGCCGTTAATATGCATAGATTTCGTCCAAATCATTAATAAAATAATTTATATTTCTAATTTCTTCAATTGGATAATCATATAAATTAAATCCTGAGACAGCTAGAGGATAAATTACTGAATTTTCATTTAGTTCACCTGATTGAATTTTATATCTTAATTCCATTAGTAATCTACCTAAAGCATTTTTCCCTTCGAGAATATTTTTATTTTCAGTTGGAACAGCCCCCCAAACATCATCTCTTTTAGAGAATTCCACAATAATTTTATTATCAGTAGATAACAATAGTTCAGAGAATTTATCAAAATTCTGAATAAGTTTAATTTCAAGGCACCATCTCATTACCTTGAATTTTATTTTTTCCCAATCTTGGCGCACATATTGTTGGTATCTTCGACTAATTTTTTTTGCGTCCATCGGATTTTGTGTTTTAATTATTTCTTCTTGAATGCTAGGAAATAATGAAAATTTACAAGCTTGATATAATATTTCAGAACTTTGAATATTAACCTCATTTATGAACAACGTAAACCCTGGAGACATATTTGATAATTCTCCGAATTTGCCATCTGTTTTAGCAAACGTAATTATATCTTTAAAATTATATATTCTTATGTTCGCTTCCATATTGCTAAATTATGAAATAAATTTTATTTAACCTCTATTTGCAACGGGAAATAACGGTTTCCAATCGTGACCATTTACTTCCCACCAATATACTAACGGAGAATTGTTGGGAATATTTCTCCAAGTAAAAAAATGTGTACCTAATCCAAATATTTTATAATTAGGATTAATTAATCCTAAAGGCCTTATGTTTGGCTTAAGTTCACCTTGTATCATTTTTATTATATCGATTCCTTTTTCTGTAATTATATTTTCAAATTTAATTCTATTTTCAGGTGATGAAAAAAATACTTCTTTGAGTGGAGTATTGACTTTTCGAAAGGCATAATCTTCATATTTTGTAGCTTCAAGTCCTTCCAAATAACTATTTATCTTAGTGTTAGCTAATTTAATTGGTCTAGCAATATTTAATGATTGATTATTAAATTTAGCGTGATTTTGAACCTCGTAATTCCAAAACCAATTTATTTTTTTTGTTATTTTTTCGGAAAGTGTAGGAGTTTTTGAAATTCTGAACTTTTGAAATTCGTAGCCCCAAATATGAACACAAAATACACTAATAGAAAAGTTTATCTCATTGCTTTCTAATTTTTGTGCAAATGTTACTCCTTTCTCATCTTTTTCTGTTAAGAATTCTACGCAATGTCTCCCAATTGTACTACCAGATGCAAGAACATCATCGTAATAGATATAATTTTTTTTAGGGTATTCTAAGTATTTTTTATATGATTCTTGAAAGTTTTCTTCTAAGACTTCTTCCAATAAATTTAAAATTGCTGGTTGACTTTTATGTGCCAATTGACAATTTATAAAGTGTGTATCAATTAAAAAAGTAGTGACGTTTGTATAAGAATAAAGTTTTAAATAGGCTTTTATATGACTTAATAAATACTGTTTAGCCTTATTTCTTGATACATATGTTTCGGGTAAAATTTTATTTAATTCAGTTAATACTATTTCAGCATCTTCTCCAAATTGGTTTGCCCAATCAATAATATACTCTGTTGTAAGATTTATACCATCGTGATTTCTATAATCTTTAATAATTTCGTAAATATTATTAGCTAATTCGGTCATTGTTCTTGTTCGTAATTTAAAGGCATATAACGGGCCGTGTATTGGCGATAGTGGCGGATTAGAAAGCCAAAACTTTCGATTTTGCACTAAGCTAAGCAACAGTCTTTTATTATTTTCTAAATTTATGAAAAAAGGAAATATAAAAGGCTATTGCAACAAAATAAGGAGAAAATTTTAATTTCCCGCTTAAACCGCCATTTCGCCAATAAGATGTTGTGTGTAGTGTTTATTTTATGATTCGAACTTCAAAATTTTGAGAATCAACCTTAATATTATTCTTATAAATTTCAGCTTTTAATTTATGTATTCCTTTATAAGCAGCTCTCTCCCAATGAAAATTTATTTGTCTATTGCAATTATATTCCCATGTTTCATGTCCAAGGTCAGGAATTGCTCTAGCTTCATCTCCATCATTTTCGACTATCCATTTTACATCAAATGGAGGTGAAATTTTAGTATTTAACGTAAATCTAAGCCATAATTTTTTATGTACTCTAAGTTGTTTAGGTATATTTGATAATATGGGACCTAACGATTTATCTCTATGAACAGAAACTGAAATCGAACTATTTTCAATTAATGATTGTTCTTTGATACTACTGAAGTTTTTTGCTTCTTCTTGTATATTAAAGACCCAATTATAAAATTCAGTTGCTTTTTTCTCAGTACAATCATTTTTATATAGAACTTCAGATTTTGAGACAAACCTATCTAATTTTTCACTTAATCTAGTTATTTGATGTTGCAAACTTTTTTTAGAAGTAAGTTCAATTTGTGCCCTTATTGGGTTATATATTGTCCTATTATATTTTAATCTATTACAGATATTTGATAATGTTTCAATAAATGAAATATCATCTCTTGTTGAATTAGGAGAATAGCATTCAATTGCAAGTATAGATAAAATGAAGCCACCAGGTAAGTTCCAGTTAAGCCTAGATTTACAAAATCTTTTTAGAAGACGAACAATTTTTCGTAATTGAGCCTTTTCAACGTTAGTAAAAAATCCATTAGGACTTAATGTAGAAACTCTTTCAATAAACCACTCAGTTATTGCTTTGGGATTACGATCCAACCATTCAGTGCTAGCATGTTCAAATTTAGTTTGATTAAATTCTTCAAATGTTCTGTAGATTGCAAAGTCAACATGATATCCCTCAGTGTACCATACAGTGACTGCATTAGTTCTTGCTTCGGCAGGTTTACTGAAGTTAGCATTGTTTTTATTAATTGCTTTAGCAATTAATTTTCTAGCGTCTAATGGATTATTGGAAATGGAATCTGTCGGAAATATAACAGCTACATCAATATCATAATCTTTATCTTCAGATTGATTTGTTGTATTCATAGCAATACTTCCTTGTTCTATGAAAGAAGGAATTGGAAATAATTTATTTTCCTCTTTATTTATTTTCTCAATTCCTTTAATTATTCGCTGTATATTTTTGTTTTTATAATCACGAATTAAAGTCTTATCAATATCCTTTAATCTAACTCGATTGTTATAAAATTGATTAAGTTTTGAATTATAATTGAACATTAAAATTTTAAAATTTCAGAATTATTATTAGACATTAAAAGCGCCCACTTGTATTTAGGAATAGAATTTCTTGTGTAATTGTAAACTATAATATTAGGATCTGTTCTTTTACTAATCTTCCTACTTAATGATAATCCAAGTGAAACCGGACCAGCGTAAAAAATGTGTATATATTCTATATTTGAATCATTAATAAGTCTATCCAGTTCATTCCTAAATGTCATTGATAATGAGTCAATTTGATTCAAATATTTTATACTATCTAAGGCAGTTGAGTTTAATTTTATAGTTGTAAAATACTTGTGATTTTCCACTACTTGAAAAATTTCTGTATTTTCAATTTCATAGCTAATTTCAATTTTTATAATTCCATTTCTACTTTCGTTTTTTGAATTTAGTTTATCTACTGTATAAAAATTGATAGTTTCATTATTAACTCTTTCCAATTTAGACCACCTCGATAAACTTCTATTGTACTCGTAATAACTAATTTCAAACTTGTCAGCAATTGTATTACCTAAATCCCATACTAATGGAATGTGAGCCAAACCAAAATAGGCTATTTCAAAATCACGATAATTATCTGTAAGAGCTTTTATTCTTGATAAAATATCATTTTGGTATAATATAGATGCTTCAGGATATTCTAAAGTTCCATTTTTGTAAATCATAGTTTGGTCAATTTCAATTTCATGAATTTGAAACTCATCTGATGAAAAATTATCTAATTTTGAATAAATAGGCTTGATATAATCATCAATTGATTTATGAATTATTGCTATAAATATTTTTTTGGGTTTGTTAGATTTTGCTTCAGCTTTCTTGTAAAATGAATGTAGTAAAATCCCAAATGCTATCAGTAGAAGTCCAAAAATAATTGAAGTCCAGTTTATAGTATCAATTGAATAGTTTTCACTTAATCTTTTTTTACTTTCAATCTCTAGTATATGTAAAAATAACTCAATTATCCATGAAAATCCTTGTAAACCGTTTGTAATTAATATAATGCCTGCGCCAATAATAGAACGTACAATCCATCTTTCGATTGGTGGTCTTAAAAACGATAAAATTTTATTAAAAGCTTTATCTAAATTCATATTTTACCAATCTGAAAATTTTTTCATGTTTAATATTTAAGCAATATGTTGAATTTCAAGGATGCTTCTTTGTTTTTTAGTGGATTATCATAATATGGCTGATAACAGCTGGCTTTACAAAAGCTAATATACAAAAGTTTCTCCAATCCAGACTTTATTGCAATTTTTTGTTGGTAATCTGCTATCTCTTTTTTGCAATTAAAAAAATCGTTTTGATAAATTTTAACAGAAATATGTAAACTTATTGTAGGAAGAGTCAATTGAGTAAACTTATTCTAGGACGAGTCAATTGAGCAAGCGGAAATTGGGCAAGCCCTACTTTTTCGCCCTTCATGCTGCGCAATCGAGCTTTAAAGTATCCTCCAGGGATACTTTTTTTCTCTAGGGTGTAGTCTGAACGTTTTTTGGTATACTTCAAAGTATACCCATTTGAATGATCGTAAATTGAAATCATTTCTATCCAATTTGCTTTATTAGATTTCATGGATATTAAAAATCCATTTACAATTTTTGCCAATGCCTTTAAATTTTTGAAAATAAAACGATCCATTTTATATGCTCCCCCTCTCTTAACATCATGCTAGTCCAAATGTAATAACTTATTGATGAGTCGTTATATTCATCATGTGCATAAAACAAATATTTAAAATTTGAATTATAATGATTAAAAAGTTCAGGTTTTTCATTGTTCAGTTCAATCTAGTCTTCTACAATTTTAGACAACCAAGAGGGAATTCTTTTTTCGTTCAAGGCTTCTGAAATCTTTTTAATAGTCGGAAGAGTAAATGATGAATTTTCATCATGTTAAATTGCTGCAATTCGTATTAGTTAATCAATTAACGAATCGTAATATCTTCCCTTAAGTAGTTGGAGGAAATTTGATTCATGGATTAGAGCAATAAGAAGATCAGTATTCCTTGGTTTATGATAAATACTATTTTTTTTTCATATCTCGTTGACATTTAAATTTATCAGTTGTTTTCATGAAATAAAAATATTACATTACAAGTAGGATTTCGACAACCATTTATATTTCAAATGAAGATTGAGAAATAAGATAAAATTCAAGGAGTTTATAAATCAGCAATCCTTTGAAAATCATTCGAAAAAAGAATTTGTAATATAGTATTAAGGATATGAGTGCAAAGTGATGTTCGCCTATGACAAACATTGTCCAAATATAAGTATCGTTTAATTTTTAATGTGATAAATCTTCCATGACTCCGTGCCATCTCATGAAAATATTTCCAAAAAAATTATAAGTTTTGATGTAAAGAGCAGTAAGTTTTTCATTTAACCTTTTGAATATGAACAAGCGATTGTATGGTTAAAATTTATTACC is a genomic window containing:
- a CDS encoding SAVED domain-containing protein, translating into MNLDKAFNKILSFLRPPIERWIVRSIIGAGIILITNGLQGFSWIIELFLHILEIESKKRLSENYSIDTINWTSIIFGLLLIAFGILLHSFYKKAEAKSNKPKKIFIAIIHKSIDDYIKPIYSKLDNFSSDEFQIHEIEIDQTMIYKNGTLEYPEASILYQNDILSRIKALTDNYRDFEIAYFGLAHIPLVWDLGNTIADKFEISYYEYNRSLSRWSKLERVNNETINFYTVDKLNSKNESRNGIIKIEISYEIENTEIFQVVENHKYFTTIKLNSTALDSIKYLNQIDSLSMTFRNELDRLINDSNIEYIHIFYAGPVSLGLSLSRKISKRTDPNIIVYNYTRNSIPKYKWALLMSNNNSEILKF
- a CDS encoding NADAR family protein, coding for MEANIRIYNFKDIITFAKTDGKFGELSNMSPGFTLFINEVNIQSSEILYQACKFSLFPSIQEEIIKTQNPMDAKKISRRYQQYVRQDWEKIKFKVMRWCLEIKLIQNFDKFSELLLSTDNKIIVEFSKRDDVWGAVPTENKNILEGKNALGRLLMELRYKIQSGELNENSVIYPLAVSGFNLYDYPIEEIRNINYFINDLDEIYAY
- a CDS encoding IS3 family transposase, whose translation is MGIRLICGLFGKTRHAYYDRQWRVQDVGLKDEIILQHVLRIRSEQKRIGTRKLLHMLAGPLQEHGIRIGRDYLFALMREHSLQIRVRKRKAVTTDSRHWMKKYRNLIKELAVERPEQVWVSDITYVQLNRRWGYLSLVTDAYSRKIVGWAFRGDLSAQGCIDALQMALQQRQYPGKGLIHHSDRGSQYCSKGYVDILRTNGIGVSMTENGDPYENAIAERVNGILKAEFDLYASQSGLRETTRKIRENIRVYNNLRPHASCDYLTPEQAHMRSGALRKRWRPKKYPIVQKEFV
- a CDS encoding cupin domain-containing protein; translation: MESNSFMKYVANTSSMDWKPLVEENVDTRGIFYKVLHYDEEQKRPTTFILKFDEGASYPLHIHPGGEEAFILEGEAYFNETKLIKGDYLFTPKNYKHSVRSETGCQILFIVPEEVEIVKSK
- a CDS encoding nucleotide-binding domain-containing protein, with translation MFNYNSKLNQFYNNRVRLKDIDKTLIRDYKNKNIQRIIKGIEKINKEENKLFPIPSFIEQGSIAMNTTNQSEDKDYDIDVAVIFPTDSISNNPLDARKLIAKAINKNNANFSKPAEARTNAVTVWYTEGYHVDFAIYRTFEEFNQTKFEHASTEWLDRNPKAITEWFIERVSTLSPNGFFTNVEKAQLRKIVRLLKRFCKSRLNWNLPGGFILSILAIECYSPNSTRDDISFIETLSNICNRLKYNRTIYNPIRAQIELTSKKSLQHQITRLSEKLDRFVSKSEVLYKNDCTEKKATEFYNWVFNIQEEAKNFSSIKEQSLIENSSISVSVHRDKSLGPILSNIPKQLRVHKKLWLRFTLNTKISPPFDVKWIVENDGDEARAIPDLGHETWEYNCNRQINFHWERAAYKGIHKLKAEIYKNNIKVDSQNFEVRIIK
- a CDS encoding phosphoribosyltransferase-like protein codes for the protein MTELANNIYEIIKDYRNHDGINLTTEYIIDWANQFGEDAEIVLTELNKILPETYVSRNKAKQYLLSHIKAYLKLYSYTNVTTFLIDTHFINCQLAHKSQPAILNLLEEVLEENFQESYKKYLEYPKKNYIYYDDVLASGSTIGRHCVEFLTEKDEKGVTFAQKLESNEINFSISVFCVHIWGYEFQKFRISKTPTLSEKITKKINWFWNYEVQNHAKFNNQSLNIARPIKLANTKINSYLEGLEATKYEDYAFRKVNTPLKEVFFSSPENRIKFENIITEKGIDIIKMIQGELKPNIRPLGLINPNYKIFGLGTHFFTWRNIPNNSPLVYWWEVNGHDWKPLFPVANRG
- a CDS encoding transposase, giving the protein METIEREFEFAERTSKKQPFDKRLILHMLDQIELGVPRRDLMEQYGVSEVSLIRWMKKFGRQPIGAKRYTTELKRSVIRAVQDGMSAYRAGNTFDISCGTVSRWVREYKGKNTELSSPEPDDMANKKPVDPKEAEILALKKALEYANLKIRALDTMIDIAEEQLKIDIRKKSGAKRS